A stretch of the Streptomyces venezuelae genome encodes the following:
- a CDS encoding family 2 encapsulin nanocompartment cargo protein polyprenyl transferase: protein MALNAIATGEGQEAAALLEHTRETVNPELRRAVESLPGSMRRVAMYHFGWEEADGTPAAGHAGKAIRPALVLAAVRALGGDPDRAVRAAVAVELAHNFTLLHDDIIDEDSRRRGRPTAWTVFGTPDAIIVGDAMMALALRLLAEDPHPASAQASARLAACVVELCAGQQADCAFEQRDRVSLDECLTMAMAKTGALLGCACALGALYAGAGPDEVDAVDGFGREAGLAFQLIDDLIGIWGDPEHTGKPAGADLLARKKSLPVVAALTSGTEAGRELAGLYAGPMSGDDVQRAAAAVDRAGGRDWAQAHAADRMGRAVHQLSRAVPDLGAAGGLLALAEFVTRRTR from the coding sequence CTGGCGCTGAACGCCATCGCGACCGGTGAGGGCCAGGAGGCCGCGGCACTCCTGGAACACACGAGAGAAACGGTCAACCCGGAACTGCGCCGCGCGGTCGAGAGCCTGCCCGGATCCATGCGGCGCGTGGCCATGTACCACTTCGGCTGGGAGGAGGCCGACGGCACCCCGGCGGCGGGCCACGCGGGCAAGGCCATCCGGCCGGCCCTGGTGCTCGCCGCGGTCCGCGCCCTGGGCGGGGACCCGGACCGGGCGGTACGGGCCGCGGTGGCCGTGGAGCTGGCGCACAACTTCACCCTGCTCCACGACGACATCATCGACGAGGACTCCCGGCGGCGCGGCAGGCCGACGGCGTGGACCGTGTTCGGGACCCCGGACGCGATCATCGTCGGCGACGCCATGATGGCGCTCGCCCTGCGCCTGCTGGCGGAGGACCCGCACCCGGCCTCCGCCCAGGCCTCGGCCCGGCTCGCCGCGTGCGTGGTAGAGCTGTGCGCCGGGCAGCAGGCGGACTGCGCCTTCGAACAGCGGGACCGGGTGTCGCTGGACGAGTGCCTGACCATGGCGATGGCCAAGACCGGCGCCCTGCTGGGGTGCGCCTGTGCCCTCGGTGCGCTCTACGCCGGGGCCGGACCGGACGAGGTCGATGCCGTGGATGGCTTCGGGCGGGAGGCCGGGCTGGCCTTCCAGCTGATCGACGACCTGATCGGCATCTGGGGCGACCCGGAGCACACCGGCAAGCCGGCCGGCGCCGATCTGCTCGCCCGCAAGAAGTCCCTGCCGGTGGTGGCCGCGCTCACCTCGGGCACCGAGGCGGGCCGGGAACTGGCCGGGCTGTACGCCGGACCCATGAGCGGGGACGACGTGCAGCGGGCCGCCGCAGCGGTGGACCGGGCCGGCGGCCGGGACTGGGCGCAGGCCCATGCCGCGGACCGGATGGGCCGGGCGGTGCACCAGCTGTCCCGGGCGGTGCCGGACCTCGGGGCGGCGGGCGGTCTGCTGGCGCTGGCGGAGTTCGTGACCCGGCGTACCCGGTAG